The following proteins are encoded in a genomic region of Nymphalis io chromosome 16, ilAglIoxx1.1, whole genome shotgun sequence:
- the LOC126774508 gene encoding YTH domain-containing protein 1: MEVSNNTDAVNLGVGEVEAEIGEELKQLEEGKDYDTRSEVSSSSSSDSSTPSISSVSSNKSKVRRANRKRTKSDSHSPVLTKRRCVTSTNSKIKTYDYMTKLNYLFRDTRFFLIKSNNAENITLSKAKGVWSTLPQNEANLNQAYRESRNVLLIFSVKESGKFAGFARLASESRRDVPPISWVLPPGLSAKVLDGVFKVDWICRKELSFSSTLHLYNPWNEGKPVKIGRDGQEIEPKVAEELCRLFPEDEGIEMTPILRKSKEASKKAYLKSGGSYRTYRAPLASRGTSYRNRMNTSSRSRRKPFISPRNRLGSSSFKRRSPSPYMRDRLPSWYARNRESYNNTGSAAAEAYVAEYMRSMHHQLPPLPYVPPPGFSGAIATYEGLPPPPPPPRYYDLADYPRSVLVYDKRSYERSVDEFLWRTSDRSHGRSRERESHRSYRDRR, from the coding sequence ATGGAGGTGTCTAATAACACTGACGCTGTAAATCTTGGCGTTGGTGAAGTCGAAGCAGAAATCGGGGAAGAGTTAAAACAATTAGAGGAGGGAAAAGATTATGACACTCGTAGCGAAGTATCTAGCTCTTCATCGAGTGATTCAAGTACGCCAAGTATAAGTTCAGTTAGTAGCAATAAGTCTAAAGTGAGACGTGCTAATCGTAAACGTACTAAATCTGACAGCCATTCTCCCGTTCTGACTAAGCGACGTTGTGTTACTTCGACTAATTCAAAGATCAAAACCTATGATTATATGACAAaactaaattacttatttagaGATACACGATTCTTTCTTATTAAATCCAATAATGCAGAAAATATAACACTATCAAAAGCAAAGGGTGTATGGTCAACATTACCCCAAAATGAAGCAAATTTAAATCAAGCATATAGAGAATCTAGAAACGTGCTACTCATATTTTCTGTTAAAGAAAGTGGTAAATTTGCTGGATTTGCAAGACTCGCAAGTGAATCTCGTAGAGATGTTCCTCCAATTTCTTGGGTACTTCCTCCTGGACTTTCTGCTAAAGTTTTAGATGGGGTTTTCAAAGTAGATTGGATTTGCAGGAAAGAACTGTCTTTTAGCAGTACGCTCCATTTATACAATCCCTGGAATGAGGGTAAACCAGTGAAAATTGGCAGAGATGGTCAAGAAATAGAACCTAAAGTTGCTGAAGAATTGTGTAGACTATTTCCTGAAGATGAGGGTATAGAAATGACACCTATATTAAGAAAATCTAAGGAGGCTTCTAAGAAAGCTTATTTAAAAAGTGGGGGTAGCTATAGAACCTATAGAGCACCATTGGCCTCTAGAGGTACAAGCTATAGAAATCGTATGAATACATCTTCAAGGAGTAGAAGAAAGCCTTTTATTTCCCCAAGAAATCGATTAGGATCTTCCTCTTTTAAGAGGAGATCACCATCACCATATATGAGAGATCGATTACCTTCATGGTATGCACGAAACCGCGAAAGTTATAACAATACTGGCTCTGCTGCGGCAGAAGCATATGTTGCAGAATACATGCGCTCTATGCACCATCAACTGCCTCCACTGCCATACGTACCTCCACCAGGATTTAGTGGTGCCATTGCAACATATGAGGGCTTGCCCcctccaccaccaccaccaagaTACTATGATTTAGCTGATTATCCTCGTTCAGTGCTTGTTTATGATAAAAGGTCATATGAACGTTCAGTAGATGAGTTTTTGTGGCGAACCTCTGACAGATCACATGGTCGCAGTCGGGAACGTGAATCACACAGATCATATAGAGATCGTCGTTGA
- the LOC126774144 gene encoding ganglioside-induced differentiation-associated protein 1: MHYIQKYLDKLQIPKTNNKPISNGYKTNIFLYCNYYSFYSQKVLMALYEKNIDFEPLVIDITKGEQYSPWFLEINPRGEIPVLKVNKSVIPDSTRILDYLELYLDHDMPPLIEVSQDSKILATITKFRDLIEALPAGLITVGSFFHPHLCGSPKLPFILPVREVLKNGDLSSSKNLRKLAEENPVAKGVLLYKAEIQDRKHEIIANEEEYLKVLNIVDEVLAQVEIQLKTQSEDNWLCCEKFSIADINLTVLLQRLWELGLEERFWTNGKRPNIENYFARVKLRESFKKTIPNLPVHIKMILTSQPPIYVGAAGAVSIGVVFVLAYVVKKLIR; this comes from the exons AtgcattatatacaaaaatatttggatAAACTGCAAATCCCTAAGACAAATAATAAACCGATAAGTAAtggatataaaacaaatatctttttatattgcaattattataGCTTTTATTCTCAAAAG GTTCTAATGGCcctgtatgaaaaaaatattgactttgaACCTCTAGTAATAGATATCACCAAAGGAGAACAGTACTCTCCATGGTTTCTTGAAATAAATCCCCGTGGTGAAATCCCAGTTCTCAAAGTCAATAAGTCTGTTATACCAGATTCTACCCGAATTCTAGATTACCTAGAACTCTACTTAGAccatg ATATGCCACCACTGATTGAAGTATCACAGGACAGCAAAATTCTTGCAACTATTACAAAGTTCAGAGATCTTATTGAGGCTCTACCAGCTGGTTTAATTACAGTGGGTTCATTTTTTCACCCACATCTATGTGGCAGCCCTAAACTACCTTTTATTCTACCAGTTAGAGAAGttcttaaaa ATGGAGACTTGAGCAGTTCAAAAAATCTAAGAAAGCTAGCTGAAGAAAATCCCGTAGCTAAAGgagttttattgtataaagcAGAGATACAAGATAGAAAACACGAAATCATTGCTAATGAAgaagaatatttaaaagtattaaatatagtagATGAAGTTTTAGCCCAAGTTGAAATACAACTTAAAACACAAAGTGAag ataaTTGGCTTTGTTGTGAAAAATTTAGCATAGCAGATATAAATTTAACTGTTCTTCTGCAACGTTTATGGGAACTAGGCTTAGAAGAAAGATTCTGGACAAATGGTAAACGGCccaatatagaaaattattttgctCGTGTTAAATTACGTGAGTCCTTTAAAAAGACCATACCTAATCTACCTGTTCACATAAAGATGATTTTAACATCACAACCTCCTATCTATGTTGGAGCTGCAGGTGCAGTTTCTATTGGAGTTGTGTTTGTTTTGGCATATGTTGTCAAGAAACTTAtccgttaa